A DNA window from Anaerocolumna sp. AGMB13020 contains the following coding sequences:
- the spoVT gene encoding stage V sporulation protein T, which produces MKATGIVRRIDDLGRVVVPKEIRRTLRIREGDPLEIFTDREGEIILKKYSPIGELGLFAKQYADSLAQTTGHVIAISDKDQFVAASGSMKRELLSKAITPELERVIEDRENLLASKEDKNFVHIVADDDTEYSYQVIWPIISEGDAIGSVILLTKDPKVKFGDVENKLASTAAYFLGRQMEQ; this is translated from the coding sequence ATGAAAGCAACAGGAATCGTTAGAAGAATAGATGACTTGGGACGTGTGGTAGTGCCGAAGGAAATCCGCCGTACATTAAGAATCAGAGAAGGAGATCCTTTAGAAATCTTCACAGACAGAGAAGGCGAGATCATTCTGAAAAAATATTCTCCCATTGGAGAATTGGGACTATTCGCCAAGCAGTATGCTGATTCCCTTGCCCAGACAACAGGACATGTCATTGCCATATCTGACAAAGACCAGTTTGTGGCAGCCTCCGGCAGTATGAAGAGAGAACTTCTCTCTAAGGCCATAACACCTGAATTGGAACGCGTAATCGAAGACAGAGAGAATCTGCTGGCTTCCAAGGAAGACAAGAATTTCGTGCACATTGTCGCTGATGATGATACAGAATACAGCTATCAGGTAATCTGGCCAATAATTAGTGAAGGCGATGCAATTGGTTCGGTGATACTGCTTACAAAAGACCCTAAAGTAAAATTTGGGGATGTGGAGAATAAACTGGCAAGTACTGCAGCTTACTTTTTAGGAAGACAGATGGAACAGTAA
- the mazG gene encoding nucleoside triphosphate pyrophosphohydrolase has product MDKKYTFDEFMDIIRYLRSDKGCPWDRKQTHESLERYMLEEAYESVEAIRNGDLDNLCEELGDVLLQIALHASIAEEKGEFGIEDIITAESEKMIRRHPHVFADQEVIDAGQVVKNWDEIKKEEKNQKSTADILLDIPKALPALVRAEKAIKKAGKKEEENSPSEVLKSLTESLIQLEKEVEKGKREHLEDNFENLLFHIVNLSVILHLNAENSLTNATNKFINRFVDIEGLTQKKPQV; this is encoded by the coding sequence ATGGATAAAAAGTACACCTTTGATGAATTTATGGATATTATCAGGTATCTTAGAAGCGATAAAGGCTGTCCCTGGGACAGAAAACAGACCCATGAAAGTCTGGAACGATATATGTTGGAGGAAGCTTACGAAAGTGTTGAAGCAATCAGAAACGGCGACCTGGACAACCTATGCGAAGAACTTGGAGATGTACTCCTTCAGATAGCACTTCATGCCTCTATAGCAGAAGAAAAAGGGGAGTTTGGAATTGAGGATATTATTACTGCAGAAAGTGAAAAGATGATAAGACGTCATCCCCATGTATTTGCCGATCAGGAGGTTATTGATGCTGGACAGGTGGTTAAGAACTGGGATGAGATTAAAAAAGAGGAGAAAAATCAAAAAAGTACGGCAGATATTCTCCTAGATATTCCCAAGGCGTTGCCTGCTCTTGTAAGGGCGGAAAAGGCCATAAAGAAGGCCGGAAAAAAGGAAGAGGAGAATTCACCTTCCGAAGTCTTAAAAAGCCTTACAGAGAGCCTGATTCAGCTGGAAAAAGAGGTTGAAAAAGGTAAGAGGGAACATTTGGAAGATAATTTTGAAAATTTACTGTTTCATATAGTAAATTTGTCGGTGATTTTGCATTTAAATGCAGAAAATTCCTTGACAAATGCCACTAATAAGTTTATAAATAGATTTGTAGATATCGAAGGACTTACTCAGAAAAAGCCACAAGTTTAA
- the ftsH gene encoding ATP-dependent zinc metalloprotease FtsH: MKRQLKGYGAYLIILGIILVLSLVHQNIRNNQSDQYEYNNFLEDVSKSNITDVKIYQNQEPPTGRVIVTLKDKNVKKFYVPDVKEVRDLAVANSDKFTHQFYDVAKPNWFLTLLPYLLGFVVIILLFSYMSNQAAGGGGGGSKVMNFGKSRAKMTTDENKKTTFKNVAGLEEEKEELQEIVDFLKTPKKYTQVGARIPKGVLLEGPPGTGKTLLAKAVAGEAGVPFFSISGSDFVEMFVGVGASRVRDLFEDAKKHSPCIIFIDEIDAVARRRGTGMGGGHDEREQTLNQLLVEMDGFGVNEGIIVMAATNRVDILDPAILRPGRFDRKVLVGRPDVKGREEILQVHAKGKPLGEDVDLKRIAQTTAGFTGADLENLLNEAAISAAKDNRSYIVHEDINKSFIKVGIGTEKKSKVISDKEKRITAYHEAGHAILFHLLPDVGPVYTVSIIPTGNGAAGYTMPLPEKDEMFHTKGGMKQDIIVGLGGRAAEELIFDDITTGASSDIKMATKTARAMITKYGFSSNVGMVNYDSDDDEVFIGRDLAHTRSYSENVARIIDDEVKGMIDNCYSEAKRFLTEYMDVLHSCAKLLIEKERINREEFEALFLHRGDGSNLTQNEGGNTPILEV, from the coding sequence GTGAAGAGACAACTGAAAGGATATGGAGCTTATCTCATTATCCTTGGAATTATTTTGGTCTTATCCCTTGTCCACCAGAATATAAGGAACAATCAAAGCGATCAGTACGAGTACAACAACTTTTTGGAGGATGTATCAAAAAGTAATATAACCGATGTTAAGATCTATCAGAATCAGGAACCACCGACGGGAAGGGTTATCGTTACGTTGAAGGATAAGAACGTAAAGAAATTCTATGTACCGGATGTCAAAGAGGTAAGGGATCTTGCGGTTGCAAATTCCGATAAATTTACACATCAGTTTTATGATGTGGCAAAACCTAACTGGTTCCTGACACTGCTGCCTTATCTGTTAGGGTTTGTAGTTATAATATTACTATTTTCCTATATGTCCAATCAAGCTGCCGGAGGCGGCGGAGGCGGCAGTAAGGTTATGAACTTTGGCAAGAGCCGGGCGAAAATGACCACTGACGAGAATAAGAAGACTACATTTAAGAATGTAGCAGGGCTTGAGGAAGAGAAAGAAGAGCTTCAGGAAATCGTAGATTTCCTAAAAACACCCAAGAAATATACCCAGGTGGGAGCAAGAATTCCCAAAGGCGTACTTTTAGAAGGACCTCCCGGAACCGGTAAGACCCTTCTTGCAAAAGCGGTAGCAGGAGAAGCAGGGGTACCTTTCTTTAGTATCTCAGGTTCTGATTTTGTTGAGATGTTTGTTGGTGTTGGTGCCTCCAGAGTAAGAGATTTGTTTGAGGACGCCAAGAAACACTCCCCTTGTATTATCTTTATTGATGAGATCGATGCCGTTGCCAGAAGAAGAGGAACCGGAATGGGCGGCGGACATGATGAAAGAGAGCAGACTTTAAATCAGCTGTTAGTAGAGATGGATGGTTTTGGTGTCAATGAAGGTATTATTGTCATGGCTGCCACTAACCGTGTGGATATTCTGGATCCTGCCATTTTAAGACCTGGACGTTTTGACCGTAAGGTATTAGTGGGAAGACCGGATGTAAAAGGCAGAGAAGAAATTCTCCAGGTACACGCAAAAGGTAAACCCTTAGGTGAGGATGTAGACTTAAAGAGGATAGCCCAGACCACTGCCGGTTTCACCGGTGCTGATCTTGAAAATCTCTTAAATGAAGCTGCGATCAGCGCAGCCAAAGATAACCGCTCTTACATTGTTCATGAGGATATCAATAAATCCTTTATCAAAGTAGGTATCGGTACGGAGAAAAAAAGCAAGGTTATTTCTGATAAAGAAAAGAGGATCACCGCTTATCACGAAGCAGGGCATGCTATTCTCTTCCATCTTCTCCCCGATGTGGGGCCTGTATATACTGTGTCTATCATTCCAACTGGAAATGGTGCGGCAGGTTATACCATGCCTTTACCGGAAAAGGATGAGATGTTCCATACAAAGGGTGGCATGAAGCAGGATATTATTGTAGGTCTTGGAGGCCGTGCGGCAGAAGAGCTGATATTTGATGATATCACCACCGGGGCTTCTTCGGATATTAAGATGGCAACAAAGACTGCCAGAGCCATGATAACAAAATATGGTTTCTCCTCCAATGTAGGTATGGTTAATTATGACAGTGATGATGACGAAGTGTTTATCGGAAGAGATCTGGCACATACCAGAAGCTACAGTGAGAATGTTGCCAGAATCATAGATGATGAAGTGAAAGGGATGATTGACAACTGTTACAGTGAAGCCAAGAGATTCCTTACAGAATATATGGATGTACTTCACAGCTGCGCGAAACTCTTAATCGAGAAAGAGCGAATTAATCGTGAAGAATTTGAAGCCCTGTTCCTGCACAGAGGAGATGGTTCCAATCTTACCCAAAATGAAGGCGGTAATACACCAATTTTAGAGGTCTAA
- the hpt gene encoding hypoxanthine phosphoribosyltransferase codes for MNENIKVLISQEEVDKKIRSLGEQISKDYAGKELHLICVLKGGVFITCELAKNIDVPLSLDFMSVSSYGDGFVSSGRVKIIKDLDDSIEDKEVLIVEDIIDSGNTLKYLVDLLYSRKPKSIKICTLLDKPDRRTAEVNVDYVGFQIPDEFVVGYGLDYTQKYRNLPYIGVIEQ; via the coding sequence ATGAATGAAAATATCAAAGTATTAATATCACAAGAAGAGGTAGATAAGAAGATTCGCAGTCTGGGAGAGCAGATCAGCAAGGATTATGCGGGAAAAGAACTGCATCTTATTTGTGTTTTAAAGGGAGGGGTATTTATTACCTGTGAATTGGCTAAGAATATAGATGTTCCCCTGTCTCTGGACTTTATGTCCGTATCTAGTTACGGAGATGGCTTTGTAAGCTCAGGAAGAGTAAAGATCATAAAAGACCTGGACGATTCCATAGAAGATAAAGAAGTACTTATTGTAGAGGATATCATTGATTCCGGTAATACGCTGAAATATCTGGTAGATCTTTTATACAGCAGAAAGCCTAAGAGTATAAAAATATGTACCTTGCTGGATAAACCGGACAGAAGAACTGCAGAAGTGAACGTAGATTACGTAGGATTTCAGATACCCGATGAATTTGTGGTAGGATATGGGCTGGATTATACCCAAAAATATAGAAACCTGCCCTATATCGGAGTGATTGAGCAATAG
- the yabQ gene encoding spore cortex biosynthesis protein YabQ, producing the protein MNREILTELEFFGTCLLWGVYLLVFYDVFRIIRRVFPRGAILVGIEDLLYWTVSSILIFRMMYQQNNGIIRGFAILGIFLGMLLYRNFLSDPLVDLIAGFLNKIKDTIFKVIGLLLKPFVLLGRLIAKGFRKVFKLFKIIFANLQKLLKKNKESSKISLSDKEKGG; encoded by the coding sequence ATGAATAGAGAGATATTGACTGAGCTTGAATTTTTTGGTACCTGTTTGCTCTGGGGTGTTTACCTGTTAGTATTTTATGATGTGTTCCGCATTATCCGGAGAGTATTTCCCAGAGGAGCTATCCTGGTTGGGATAGAGGACTTGCTGTATTGGACAGTCTCAAGCATTCTTATATTTCGCATGATGTATCAGCAGAATAACGGTATTATCAGGGGATTTGCCATTCTTGGTATTTTTCTTGGTATGCTTTTGTATCGCAATTTTTTAAGTGATCCCTTAGTTGATCTGATAGCAGGTTTCTTAAATAAGATCAAGGATACAATTTTTAAGGTTATCGGTCTGCTCTTGAAACCGTTTGTCCTGTTGGGACGCCTGATTGCCAAAGGATTCCGTAAAGTATTCAAACTATTTAAAATTATTTTTGCTAATTTACAAAAATTATTGAAAAAGAATAAAGAATCGAGTAAAATAAGCCTATCTGATAAGGAAAAAGGTGGTTAA
- a CDS encoding phosphatase PAP2 family protein, giving the protein MFPIIQKFDDSLLYFIAEHLHTPFTDRLMIFITSLGNSSLVWLSIALILVLSQKNRKWGIILTLALIFELLLCDGILKPLFARERPFTRLTGYPDLIRAPLSYSFPSGHTMSSFTAAVILFARERKSGSIFLILASLIGFSRLYLFVHYPTDVLGGIVLGSALALMTLWLTKDLKA; this is encoded by the coding sequence ATGTTTCCTATTATTCAAAAATTCGACGATTCTCTTTTATATTTTATTGCAGAGCATTTACATACTCCTTTTACAGATAGACTTATGATATTTATCACCAGTCTGGGTAACTCTTCTCTCGTCTGGCTTTCCATTGCACTTATACTGGTTTTATCGCAGAAGAACCGCAAATGGGGTATTATACTCACCCTTGCCCTGATCTTTGAGCTTTTGTTATGTGACGGTATACTAAAACCTCTTTTTGCACGAGAAAGGCCCTTTACCAGATTAACAGGATATCCTGACCTGATAAGGGCCCCCCTTTCTTATTCTTTTCCTTCCGGTCATACCATGTCATCTTTTACAGCAGCCGTAATCCTGTTTGCCAGAGAGAGAAAAAGCGGAAGCATTTTTCTCATTCTGGCTTCCCTTATTGGCTTTTCAAGACTATACCTGTTTGTCCATTATCCGACCGATGTTCTTGGAGGTATTGTTTTAGGATCGGCACTTGCCCTGATGACCTTGTGGCTTACCAAAGATCTGAAGGCCTAA
- a CDS encoding RNA-binding S4 domain-containing protein encodes MRLDKFLKVSRLIKRRTIANEACDAGRVMLNGKPAKASANVKEGDIIEIGFGGKAVKVKVLNVQETVRKDDAKDLYEYIV; translated from the coding sequence ATGAGACTGGATAAATTTCTGAAGGTATCAAGGCTGATTAAGCGAAGAACCATAGCAAATGAAGCGTGTGATGCCGGACGTGTAATGTTAAACGGAAAACCTGCCAAAGCATCGGCCAATGTGAAAGAGGGGGATATCATTGAAATCGGATTTGGCGGTAAGGCAGTTAAGGTTAAGGTGCTTAATGTACAGGAAACAGTGAGAAAAGACGATGCCAAAGACCTGTATGAATATATTGTCTGA
- the truA gene encoding tRNA pseudouridine(38-40) synthase TruA, whose translation MGNRNIKMIIAYDGSRYAGWQRLKEEGGKRSVQAVIEEAISFVFNEQIKIIGSGRTDKGVHALGQAANFFCKCQAEVKDMKSNLQKVLPEDIAILSLEEASEDFHSRKSAISKTYEYRFEASEIPSVFLRKQVYALQKELDINEMERAAAFLIGTHDFRGFSSEKREEFDTIRRIDRISVIEAVSKQHQREIKEIRLLITGSGFLYNMVRIIAGTLLEVGEHKRAAEDVKDILASRKRDTAGITLPPEGLYLKEVVYRNGT comes from the coding sequence ATGGGTAACAGAAACATAAAGATGATAATTGCATATGACGGCAGCAGATATGCCGGATGGCAGAGATTAAAGGAAGAGGGCGGTAAGCGTTCTGTCCAGGCAGTCATAGAAGAAGCCATATCTTTCGTCTTTAACGAACAAATAAAGATAATCGGATCCGGCAGGACAGATAAAGGAGTTCATGCTCTCGGACAAGCAGCAAATTTCTTCTGTAAATGTCAGGCAGAGGTGAAGGATATGAAGAGCAATTTACAGAAAGTACTGCCGGAGGATATTGCTATCCTCTCGTTAGAGGAGGCATCCGAGGACTTTCACAGCAGAAAAAGTGCAATTTCCAAGACCTATGAATACCGGTTTGAAGCCAGTGAAATTCCCTCGGTATTTCTAAGAAAACAGGTATATGCCCTACAAAAAGAGCTGGATATCAATGAGATGGAAAGAGCAGCCGCCTTTCTTATAGGCACACATGATTTTCGGGGGTTTTCTTCAGAGAAAAGGGAGGAGTTCGATACCATTAGAAGAATTGACCGGATTTCTGTCATTGAGGCTGTTTCAAAACAGCATCAACGGGAAATTAAAGAAATAAGACTTCTGATCACCGGCAGCGGCTTCCTTTATAACATGGTAAGAATTATTGCAGGAACGCTTCTGGAGGTCGGAGAACATAAAAGAGCAGCCGAGGATGTAAAAGATATTCTTGCTAGCAGAAAAAGGGATACAGCTGGTATAACATTACCCCCGGAAGGCCTTTATCTAAAAGAAGTAGTGTACCGTAACGGCACATAA
- a CDS encoding HU family DNA-binding protein, which yields MNKAELVAAIAEKTELSKKDSEKALKAFIDVVTEELTKGEKVQLVGFGTFEVSERPERTGRNPQTKEAITIAASKAPKFKAGKALKDVINA from the coding sequence ATGAACAAAGCCGAATTAGTTGCAGCTATTGCAGAGAAAACCGAATTATCCAAGAAGGATTCAGAGAAAGCATTAAAGGCTTTCATTGATGTTGTTACAGAAGAGCTTACAAAAGGTGAGAAAGTACAGTTAGTAGGTTTCGGAACTTTTGAAGTATCTGAAAGACCTGAAAGAACAGGAAGAAATCCTCAGACAAAAGAGGCTATAACAATCGCTGCATCTAAAGCTCCCAAGTTCAAAGCAGGAAAAGCTTTAAAGGATGTTATTAACGCATAG
- the yabP gene encoding sporulation protein YabP produces the protein MEEKQGLQKLHKVSLNARSQAMITGVKDVLSFDAGEVLLETEQGILMIRGNELHVNRLTLEKGEVDVDGKIDSLTYSDAGGYGKSGESLISRLFK, from the coding sequence ATGGAAGAGAAGCAGGGGTTACAGAAATTACATAAGGTCAGTTTAAATGCCAGAAGTCAGGCTATGATAACCGGGGTTAAAGATGTGTTGAGTTTTGATGCCGGAGAAGTACTCTTAGAGACCGAGCAGGGGATCTTAATGATCAGGGGGAATGAACTTCATGTAAACCGTTTGACCCTGGAAAAAGGTGAGGTAGACGTTGACGGGAAGATAGATAGTCTGACCTACTCAGATGCCGGCGGCTATGGAAAGTCCGGAGAGTCCCTGATCAGCAGACTGTTCAAATAA
- the spoIIE gene encoding stage II sporulation protein E, which translates to MKELNVRRVLVSSLGIIMARSVFMGINPFAMGYLAALYLEPKSRIITAVMVALGIITAMDRVEMIKYLIAILVFSILVSMAEYRNKKLSVWVMGGVAGGSITLLTCFYSTLSNDFLHYAVLGLAEGIIVFVSCLIFRKGLGPILNPPLKDETLSNEEIVGLAVMGGVIIYGIPDMNSLGFSLPLTCALFCILLIGFRYGAGFGAVIGAACGIIMALRTGELNQLGVMCMLGIISGSFREMGRIPDFLAFTGGFLVLGELYKDSKFNLEGFGVLISCAVLFFLLPKSLIYGKNKEERGKEEEVFVHQNLQSVARGKLRDFSESFHNLSATFHSISEQKEELNKVDKRELFDRLSEKLCKDCENCSLCWEGHFYETYEGAFRIMEQVNENGTVSLNEIPVEFASRCICLENFLEEAKKSIEIARINMIWSNKLAQSRAAIAEQLGEVANIIDDFSLDLYKPYEGADSKERIAQALRHSHIQVKKVAIFEKRDGKQEIYLTAKTEKGRCITAKEAAGIIGKACGKAIRPYDGCKKVISREMETFTFVEDTDYTVYTGFARMNKDGSPVSGDNFSFLNPDTGTFMMSLADGMGSGPDACEESESVIELLEQFMEAGFRKESAIKLINSILVLRDKAESFSTIDLSIINLYTGFCDFIKMGAASTFLKKSGEVEVIHSNALPAGVVHRADYEIVTRKLYDGEFVIMATDGVVDCITGDEKEETIIQFIQELKTNNPKEMANAILNMALEHNGWVPADDMTVLVAGFWSKT; encoded by the coding sequence ATGAAAGAATTAAATGTTAGGAGAGTACTTGTAAGCTCTCTTGGAATTATTATGGCGCGTTCCGTGTTTATGGGAATAAATCCATTTGCCATGGGGTATCTGGCAGCACTGTATCTGGAGCCTAAGAGTCGGATAATAACGGCGGTGATGGTGGCATTGGGGATAATAACGGCAATGGACAGGGTGGAGATGATAAAATACCTTATAGCCATCCTGGTATTTTCCATCCTGGTTTCCATGGCAGAGTATCGGAATAAGAAACTTTCCGTCTGGGTTATGGGTGGAGTTGCAGGGGGCTCCATTACATTACTGACCTGTTTTTATAGCACCTTAAGCAATGACTTTTTGCATTATGCTGTGCTGGGGCTGGCAGAAGGAATCATTGTATTTGTTTCCTGTCTGATTTTTCGTAAAGGCCTTGGACCAATACTGAATCCGCCCTTAAAAGATGAGACCTTATCCAATGAGGAAATTGTAGGATTGGCTGTTATGGGCGGTGTAATTATATATGGGATACCGGATATGAACTCTCTTGGGTTTTCGTTACCCCTAACCTGCGCTTTGTTTTGTATCCTTCTTATTGGTTTTCGGTACGGAGCCGGGTTTGGTGCAGTAATTGGTGCAGCCTGCGGTATTATAATGGCACTCAGAACCGGAGAACTTAATCAGCTGGGGGTAATGTGTATGCTTGGCATCATCAGCGGAAGTTTTCGTGAAATGGGAAGGATACCGGATTTTCTGGCCTTTACCGGTGGATTTCTGGTACTTGGAGAATTGTATAAAGACAGTAAATTTAACCTGGAAGGGTTTGGCGTATTGATTTCCTGTGCAGTATTATTCTTTTTATTGCCTAAAAGTCTGATATATGGAAAAAATAAAGAAGAAAGAGGAAAAGAAGAGGAGGTATTTGTTCATCAGAACCTGCAGAGTGTTGCCAGAGGAAAACTGAGAGATTTCTCAGAATCCTTCCATAATCTTTCCGCAACCTTTCATTCCATTTCGGAACAGAAGGAGGAGCTTAATAAAGTAGACAAAAGAGAGCTCTTTGACAGATTATCAGAGAAACTCTGCAAGGATTGTGAAAATTGCAGTCTGTGCTGGGAAGGTCATTTTTATGAAACCTATGAAGGGGCTTTCCGTATTATGGAACAGGTAAATGAAAATGGAACCGTATCCTTAAATGAGATACCGGTGGAATTTGCTTCCAGATGCATTTGCCTTGAGAACTTCCTGGAGGAAGCGAAAAAAAGTATTGAAATTGCAAGAATCAATATGATCTGGAGCAATAAGCTTGCACAAAGCAGAGCCGCCATAGCAGAACAGTTGGGTGAGGTGGCGAATATTATTGATGACTTTTCCCTGGACTTATATAAACCTTATGAGGGTGCGGACAGTAAGGAAAGAATCGCTCAGGCTTTGCGCCACAGCCATATCCAGGTGAAAAAGGTTGCTATCTTTGAAAAAAGAGACGGCAAGCAGGAGATTTACCTGACTGCCAAAACCGAAAAAGGCCGATGTATAACAGCGAAAGAGGCAGCAGGGATTATAGGGAAGGCCTGCGGGAAAGCCATCAGACCTTATGATGGCTGCAAGAAAGTAATTTCCAGAGAGATGGAGACTTTCACCTTTGTGGAGGATACGGATTATACTGTATATACAGGGTTTGCCAGAATGAATAAAGACGGAAGTCCGGTATCAGGAGATAATTTCTCTTTTTTGAATCCCGACACCGGAACCTTTATGATGAGTCTGGCCGATGGAATGGGTTCCGGACCGGATGCCTGTGAGGAAAGCGAATCGGTAATCGAACTTTTGGAACAATTTATGGAGGCTGGTTTTCGTAAGGAATCCGCTATCAAGCTGATCAACTCCATTTTGGTGCTCAGAGATAAGGCAGAGAGCTTTTCCACCATTGATTTGTCCATTATTAATCTCTATACCGGCTTTTGTGATTTCATTAAGATGGGAGCTGCTTCAACCTTCCTTAAGAAGTCCGGAGAAGTTGAGGTCATACATTCCAATGCGCTGCCGGCAGGGGTGGTGCATAGAGCGGATTATGAAATCGTCACCAGAAAGCTTTATGACGGTGAATTTGTTATCATGGCTACGGATGGGGTTGTGGACTGTATTACTGGAGACGAGAAGGAGGAGACTATCATTCAATTTATTCAGGAGCTTAAGACAAACAATCCCAAGGAGATGGCAAATGCAATACTTAATATGGCCCTTGAACATAACGGCTGGGTGCCTGCAGATGATATGACCGTGTTGGTTGCGGGCTTTTGGAGCAAGACTTGA
- a CDS encoding FtsB family cell division protein: MKGRNHRRKKRRTGLFLTAVMVLSICAIVTYKQQSLDLAEAKADEKIEQLNKQIEDEQQRAEDIEEKKAYVKTKKFIEEMAREKFNLVYKDEIIFKSEE; the protein is encoded by the coding sequence TTGAAGGGGCGGAATCATAGAAGGAAGAAAAGGCGGACAGGCCTGTTTCTGACAGCAGTTATGGTATTGTCTATTTGCGCTATCGTAACTTATAAGCAGCAGTCCTTAGACCTGGCTGAAGCGAAAGCAGATGAGAAAATCGAACAGTTGAACAAACAGATCGAGGATGAGCAACAAAGAGCAGAGGACATAGAAGAAAAGAAAGCTTATGTCAAGACTAAGAAGTTTATTGAAGAAATGGCAAGGGAAAAGTTCAATCTGGTTTACAAGGACGAGATTATTTTCAAATCTGAAGAGTAA
- the tilS gene encoding tRNA lysidine(34) synthetase TilS, with protein MINKIKQYISKYNMLEKGDQIIVGVSGGADSVCLFHVLTELSESYGLTLFVIHVNHGIRGEEADRDEEFVRSLCKERGVSFTAVCKDIPFMAKAQGLSLEEAGRITRYEVFNQYLNAYKCNKIAIAHNKNDNAETILFNLFRGSALTGLTGINPVRDNIIRPLLCLERQEIEAYLSNRSAGYLDDSTNFTLDYTRNKIRHGILKNAAEVNKQAISHISRAGDSLMEVGAFVEKMTLKAMERVLVRGDNVRRNLPKKDVYSSDNNTEIKEAALQGKVQLLTEELIKEDIVIQKELVRKALSFLSGSLKDLEAVHVTAVLDLVSKQTGKRVNLPYGITAVKEYNHISFVKDKKNSSCIDTSPPENELVQELNIPGRTPLPDREISLITEVMNYKKNMIIPQNLYTKWFDYDKIKDTVLIRRRKQGDYLCIDARGSTKKLKAYFIDEKVPRQIRDVQPLLADGSHIVWVIGGRISEAYKVDENTKRILQIKLTEEKENE; from the coding sequence ATGATTAATAAGATAAAACAGTATATTAGTAAATATAACATGCTTGAAAAGGGAGACCAGATTATTGTCGGAGTTTCCGGCGGAGCGGATTCGGTCTGCCTTTTTCATGTGCTTACAGAGTTGTCTGAAAGCTACGGGCTGACCCTTTTTGTGATTCATGTAAATCACGGTATAAGAGGGGAAGAAGCTGACAGGGACGAAGAATTTGTCAGAAGCCTGTGCAAAGAGAGGGGAGTGTCCTTTACGGCGGTCTGTAAAGACATCCCTTTCATGGCAAAGGCTCAGGGCTTATCTCTTGAAGAAGCAGGCAGGATAACGCGATATGAGGTTTTTAATCAGTATCTTAATGCATATAAGTGTAATAAAATTGCAATTGCACATAATAAAAATGATAATGCAGAAACAATACTCTTTAATCTGTTCAGGGGCAGCGCCTTAACCGGGCTTACAGGAATCAATCCGGTAAGGGACAATATCATAAGACCCCTCTTATGCCTTGAAAGACAGGAAATTGAGGCTTATCTAAGCAATCGAAGTGCTGGTTATCTGGATGATTCCACGAACTTTACCCTGGACTATACCAGAAATAAGATACGCCATGGTATTCTTAAAAATGCCGCAGAGGTCAATAAGCAGGCAATAAGCCATATCAGCCGGGCAGGAGACAGTCTGATGGAAGTAGGAGCCTTTGTTGAGAAAATGACTCTTAAGGCCATGGAAAGAGTGCTGGTCAGGGGAGATAATGTAAGAAGGAATCTTCCAAAAAAAGATGTGTACTCTTCGGACAATAATACTGAGATAAAAGAAGCGGCACTTCAAGGAAAGGTACAGCTTTTAACAGAGGAGCTTATAAAGGAAGACATTGTTATACAGAAAGAGCTGGTGCGAAAAGCCCTTTCTTTTCTTAGTGGCAGCTTAAAGGATCTGGAAGCTGTTCATGTTACGGCAGTGTTAGACCTTGTCAGCAAGCAGACAGGAAAACGGGTGAATCTTCCCTATGGAATAACGGCAGTAAAGGAGTATAATCATATTTCCTTTGTAAAAGATAAGAAGAACAGCAGCTGTATTGATACATCTCCGCCTGAAAATGAGCTTGTACAGGAGCTTAATATACCTGGCAGAACTCCTTTGCCGGACAGGGAAATTAGTCTGATAACAGAAGTTATGAATTATAAAAAAAATATGATAATTCCACAAAATCTCTATACGAAATGGTTTGACTATGATAAAATTAAGGATACTGTGTTAATCCGTAGGAGAAAACAGGGCGATTACCTTTGTATTGATGCAAGAGGAAGCACAAAAAAATTAAAAGCCTATTTTATTGATGAAAAAGTACCAAGGCAGATAAGAGATGTCCAGCCTTTGTTAGCAGACGGCTCCCATATTGTATGGGTAATCGGCGGCAGAATCAGTGAAGCCTATAAGGTGGATGAGAATACAAAGCGGATACTTCAGATAAAATTAACGGAGGAAAAAGAAAATGAATGA